One Candidatus Nanosynbacter featherlites genomic region harbors:
- a CDS encoding type IV pilus twitching motility protein PilT, giving the protein MNNQELRIELLLEDVVKKRASDLHIQVGLPPMLRIDGRLMPVAGTMPLDEAAVERLVFQILDEDQRQILLKDKEFDFSFAFGTLGRFRVNAFHERGNLAAALRLIPNEIKSATELGMPPIVNSFADFPRGLVLVTGPTGSGKSTTLASLIDKINSEKSHHIITIEDPIEFTHKSKQSVVVQREVHYDTYSFSAALRSSLRQDPDVVLIGEMRDLETISAAITIAETGHLVFATLHTNSAAQSIDRMIDVFPPHQQPQIRAQLSNILMAICSQRLVPAIGGGRVVAAEILIANPAVRNIIREGKSHQLDAVIQTGAEQGMQTMDRTLANLVQNGTITYDSAREFAVDLTELERLLRG; this is encoded by the coding sequence ATGAATAATCAAGAGCTAAGAATTGAACTATTACTGGAGGATGTGGTTAAGAAGCGCGCATCTGACCTCCATATTCAAGTAGGCTTACCACCGATGCTGCGTATCGATGGGCGTTTGATGCCAGTGGCTGGTACTATGCCACTTGATGAGGCGGCGGTCGAACGTTTGGTGTTCCAAATTTTGGATGAAGATCAGCGTCAGATTTTGTTGAAAGACAAAGAGTTTGACTTCAGTTTTGCGTTTGGTACATTGGGGCGATTCCGTGTGAATGCCTTCCATGAAAGAGGTAATTTGGCAGCTGCGCTGCGTCTGATTCCCAACGAAATCAAATCAGCTACCGAACTTGGTATGCCGCCAATCGTCAATAGTTTCGCCGACTTCCCACGAGGCTTGGTGCTGGTGACGGGTCCGACGGGTTCTGGTAAGTCGACGACTTTGGCCTCATTGATTGATAAAATCAACTCAGAAAAGTCACACCATATCATTACCATTGAAGACCCAATTGAGTTTACTCACAAATCCAAGCAATCAGTCGTTGTACAGCGAGAAGTTCACTACGATACCTACTCATTCTCAGCGGCCTTGCGATCCAGCTTGCGTCAGGACCCAGACGTGGTGCTGATTGGTGAGATGCGTGACTTGGAAACTATTTCAGCGGCTATTACCATTGCTGAAACTGGACACTTGGTGTTTGCAACCCTTCACACCAACTCAGCTGCCCAGTCGATTGACCGTATGATTGACGTGTTCCCGCCACACCAGCAGCCACAAATTCGAGCACAGCTCAGTAATATCTTGATGGCTATTTGTTCACAACGGTTGGTGCCAGCCATTGGCGGTGGTCGTGTGGTGGCAGCAGAAATCCTCATCGCCAACCCAGCGGTGCGTAACATCATCCGTGAAGGTAAGTCTCACCAGTTGGACGCTGTTATTCAAACCGGTGCCGAGCAGGGTATGCAGACCATGGACCGAACTCTGGCAAACCTCGTACAGAATGGTACGATTACCTATGATAGCGCACGTGAATTCGCAGTTGATTTGACGGAATTAGAAAGGTTATTGCGAGGATAA